In Sphingobacterium zeae, one genomic interval encodes:
- a CDS encoding glycoside hydrolase family 26 protein: MMAKKSYLLLLTLCFYLCCCSKNNAEIINGSAEIQSLDAAFMQVSKAAVAGTTYEAEVYLPYAGGNGAAFENGASIASTGVLGLTATLQQGRLEKGYGSLLYKISGVPAQAGTASFALTFGGKSSVVALEVNQKADASLLYWGFFDDSGTPMSFYNGFGKNPSMAMMFNGWTADGSREFPSAFCQEASAAGYVPHVTWEPMMGLDELMSGKYDNDIKRYGEALAKFGKPVVLRFAHEFNGDWYPWSMQNDQVVPVATYIKAFRYVHDKVRAAGGTNARWAWAPNNANGNKNPQSVESYYPGDDYVDLIGMDGYNFGTSQSWSTWQSFAQVFGPLYNKLTTAFPNKPIFIAEMGCSSTGGDKAAWINDMFVQLETQFPKIKSFVWFNINKETDWRFTNGQDAIDAFKNGLSNARVGVDPTLGGVIQ, encoded by the coding sequence ATGATGGCTAAAAAATCTTATTTATTGCTCTTAACACTTTGTTTTTACTTGTGCTGCTGCTCAAAAAACAATGCCGAAATTATTAACGGATCTGCTGAGATTCAATCGCTGGATGCGGCATTTATGCAAGTGTCAAAAGCTGCCGTTGCAGGAACTACGTACGAGGCAGAGGTGTATCTTCCGTATGCTGGTGGTAATGGAGCAGCCTTTGAAAATGGAGCGTCCATCGCCTCAACCGGTGTCTTGGGCTTGACAGCGACCTTGCAGCAGGGGCGTTTGGAAAAAGGATATGGCTCATTGCTATATAAAATAAGTGGTGTCCCGGCACAGGCGGGGACAGCATCTTTTGCTCTAACTTTTGGTGGTAAATCGAGTGTTGTTGCGCTCGAAGTCAATCAAAAAGCTGATGCTAGCTTGCTTTACTGGGGATTCTTTGATGATTCGGGGACGCCGATGTCTTTCTACAACGGCTTTGGTAAGAACCCGAGTATGGCCATGATGTTTAATGGCTGGACTGCGGATGGTAGTCGCGAGTTTCCTTCGGCATTTTGCCAGGAAGCTTCCGCAGCGGGCTATGTACCACACGTAACCTGGGAACCCATGATGGGCCTCGATGAATTGATGTCCGGAAAATACGATAACGACATCAAACGCTATGGGGAAGCATTGGCCAAATTTGGTAAGCCGGTCGTACTGCGATTTGCGCACGAATTTAATGGGGACTGGTATCCCTGGAGCATGCAGAATGATCAAGTGGTACCCGTAGCTACTTATATCAAAGCCTTTCGCTATGTGCACGATAAGGTGCGTGCGGCAGGCGGTACAAATGCACGTTGGGCCTGGGCACCTAATAATGCCAATGGCAATAAAAATCCGCAATCGGTAGAATCCTACTATCCGGGTGATGACTATGTGGATTTGATCGGTATGGACGGATACAATTTTGGGACCTCTCAGAGCTGGTCTACCTGGCAGTCCTTTGCACAGGTTTTTGGTCCACTTTATAACAAGCTAACTACTGCTTTCCCCAACAAACCTATTTTTATTGCTGAAATGGGCTGCTCATCGACAGGCGGTGATAAAGCCGCATGGATCAACGATATGTTTGTCCAGCTGGAAACGCAGTTTCCAAAAATAAAAAGTTTTGTATGGTTTAATATCAACAAGGAAACAGACTGGCGCTTTACCAACGGACAGGATGCGATAGATGCATTTAAAAACGGCCTAAGTAATGCTAGGGTAGGGGTAGACCCAACACTGGGTGGTGTGATCCAGTAA
- a CDS encoding DoxX family protein, whose translation MKDKSQMQKIARYGLGAFLVVAGIGHLTFSRKEFRAQVPDWVPISKDDTVVYSGYAEIALGAALILAPAKQRSKVGKIAAAFFTAVFPGNIAQYTDRRDGFGLDTDGKRLARLFFQPVLVAWALKSTSDT comes from the coding sequence ATGAAGGATAAATCGCAAATGCAGAAAATTGCACGGTATGGTTTAGGTGCATTTTTAGTTGTGGCGGGAATTGGACACCTGACATTTTCTCGTAAAGAATTTCGGGCTCAAGTGCCAGATTGGGTGCCGATCTCCAAAGACGACACCGTTGTATATTCTGGTTACGCTGAAATTGCCCTGGGGGCAGCACTCATACTGGCGCCTGCTAAACAGCGGTCGAAGGTTGGAAAAATTGCTGCTGCTTTTTTTACGGCTGTATTTCCTGGAAATATTGCGCAATATACCGATCGCCGTGATGGATTTGGTTTGGATACGGACGGTAAACGCCTGGCACGCTTATTTTTTCAGCCGGTGCTGGTAGCATGGGCATTAAAAAGCACAAGCGATACATAA
- a CDS encoding ABC transporter permease, with protein sequence MMNVLINKEVATHIRSWRFIVLILLIVLTFGASLYVSSSGLKEAVGNMKDPDQSFLYLKLLTTTDNSIPPFHVFLNFLAPLLGIALGFDAINSEYNSGTLTRLVAQPIYRDSLLISKFFAPLIVVSTLFTALVLLMIGGGLIGTGVRIEPQELLRILGFTLISILYVAFWLSLSILLSIRFRQPATSALTAIGIWLFFTVFFPILVNLAIRPFLPNPNYISEQEYLSYNELILNLLRLSPSQLYTDATTTLLMPSVRSLGPIAMEQMVGAIPAPLSFRESFLMVWPQISGLTAAMMICFAWSYFIFMRREIRN encoded by the coding sequence ATGATGAATGTATTGATCAATAAGGAGGTTGCCACACATATCCGCAGCTGGCGCTTTATCGTGCTGATCCTGCTGATTGTACTGACATTTGGCGCATCCCTGTATGTTTCATCTTCAGGACTTAAAGAAGCTGTCGGTAATATGAAAGATCCCGACCAGTCATTCCTTTACCTCAAGCTGCTTACAACGACGGATAACTCGATCCCTCCATTCCATGTATTTCTGAATTTTTTGGCTCCCTTATTGGGTATAGCCCTGGGCTTTGACGCCATTAACTCCGAGTATAACAGTGGAACTTTAACACGACTTGTGGCACAGCCCATCTACCGCGACAGCCTTTTAATTTCCAAGTTTTTTGCTCCGCTGATTGTTGTGAGCACCTTGTTTACCGCACTCGTCTTGCTCATGATCGGGGGAGGATTAATCGGCACAGGTGTGCGGATAGAACCACAGGAACTCCTGCGCATCTTAGGATTCACCCTGATCAGCATACTATATGTTGCCTTTTGGCTCAGTCTGTCGATATTGCTTTCCATTCGTTTTAGGCAGCCAGCAACTTCAGCGTTGACAGCCATCGGCATCTGGCTGTTTTTTACGGTATTTTTTCCGATTTTGGTCAACTTGGCCATACGCCCATTTTTACCCAATCCCAATTACATTTCAGAGCAGGAATACCTGAGTTACAACGAACTCATCCTTAACCTGCTCCGCCTATCGCCCAGCCAGCTTTACACCGATGCCACTACGACCTTATTGATGCCATCGGTACGCAGCCTCGGCCCCATTGCCATGGAACAGATGGTTGGCGCCATTCCGGCACCACTTTCCTTTCGCGAAAGTTTCCTGATGGTATGGCCGCAGATCAGTGGGCTTACAGCAGCCATGATGATCTGCTTTGCTTGGTCCTATTTCATCTTTATGCGAAGAGAAATTCGGAACTAG